GTAAAATACGTGGCTTATAATATCAATACCAATGTTCGCGAATTAGAAGGTGCATTGATCTCTTTATTGGCACAATCGTCACTTAACAAAAAAGACATTGATGTTGAACTGGCTAAGAAAGTGCTTCGCAATTTCGTGAAGACGAGCAGCAAAGAGATCACCATTGATGCCATCCAGAAAATGGTATGTGAGTATTTTGATGTACCATACGATAAGCTGTTACAGAAAACACGTAAGCGTGAGATCGTTCAGGCCAGACAGATCACTATGTACTTAGCCAAAGCATTTACCAAGAATTCTTTGAAGACGATCGGAGAGCATTTTGGCGGTCGAGACCATACAACCGTGATCCATTCTTGTCAAACTGTAAAAGACTTGATGGATACAGACTCTATTTTTCGGGAAAATGTCATGGAATTGACCCAGAAAGTACAACTGGCGGCCATGTAAAAGCTTACTGCACACAGGAAAAAGAAAATATTTTTAAACCTCGCTAATTGCGGGGTTTATTTTTTGGCAGATATCTGTTCAGCACCTATTTTTGCAGCCCTCTCCAATAGGAGAGTTTGGCTACAGAAAGCCCGGTGAGGTGGATGAGTGGCTGAAATCAACGGTTTGCTAAACCGTCGTACGTCCTTCAAGATGTACCGAGGGTTCGAATCCCTCCCTCACCGCTTCATCTGCCGAAGCTTTGGCGAAGGCGGATAGGAAACTGACAAAATATAATTCATCTTTGCCTAGGCAATGATGGAGGATCCGGGAAGTAGCGCAGGCCGGTAGCGCATCTGGTTTGGGACCAGGGGGTCGCAGGTTCGAATCCTGTCTTCCCGACAAAAGAGGTTGAGTAATATCAACCTCTTTTTCTTTTAGGTCCTATTCAACTACAGTTAGGCAAAACAAAAAATAGGAAATGATCTGTTCCTATCATCATACCATTCTTTCTATCACCCAAGTGTTACACGTAAAGATCATTTGCAATAGCAGAGCATATCTGGCCTTTAATTATTGAGAGAGTAGTAAGAAGAAGTTGCTTGAAATAATAAATCTTACTCGATCTAATACATCGTTTTTCAATCATCTGCTACATTATCATGATGTAAAAATGCATACATTAGTTATGCCTATAAATCTTACACATGAGAAAAACATTACTTCTGCTGGGATTAGCGGTATTGGTTTTATCGTCAATGAAAAAAGAAACAGTCATTATTGATACGGCTGATCAACTATATATCAATGGACATATTTGGACGGCTGACCCTTCTCAACCTTTTGTTGAAGCAATGGCTGTAAAAGGGGATAAGATACTAGAAGTTGGTACAAACGCCGATATCAACAAACTAAAAAAGGCTGGTACAAAAGTGGTCGATCTTAAAGGTAAAATGATAATGCCGGGATTTAATGACGGACATGTTCATTTTCTGTCCGGCTCACTGGGTTTAACGGTAGTCGACCTTGTTGAAGCCAAAACAATGAAAGAAGCTTTACAGATGATTGCAGACTATGCTTCTAAACATCCCGAGTTACCTTGGATCACTGGAGGGGGCTGGCAGTATAGTCTGTTTCCGAATGGATTACCCACCAAGCAAATGTTGGATGCGATCGTTCCTGATAGACCTGTTTATCTGAAAGCATATGATGGTCACAGCGGTTGGGCCAATAGTAAAGCATTATCTATTGCTGGCATTACAAAAGAAACCAATTTTCAAGGCTTTGGTGAGTTGGTAAAAGATAAAAACGGAGAGCCGACAGGTGCTTTCAAAGAAAGTGCGACCGGTTTGGTGACAAAATTCATTCCTAGTCCAGATAAAAAAGCAAAATACAATGCACTACTTACCGGATTAAAGTATGCGGCAAGTTTAGGTATCACAAGTATGCAAAATGCCAGCGGGTCTAAAGAAGAATATGAATTGTATGATTCGCTTTTACGGACGGGAAAATTAACAGTCAGAACCTCTATTGCATTCAGTGCTGGAAGAAACCCTAAAGAAGAAGATGTACAACTCTGGAAACAGATTCGATCTCAAAATAAACAACCTGAATGGTTGAAAACAGATGCTATAAAATTTTTATTGGATGGGGTGATTGAGTCTCATACTGCCGTAATGATTGATCCGTATGCCGATCTCTTAAAAGCAGATAGTATTTATAGAGGTAGTTATGCTATTCCACTGGAACAATATGAAAAATGGGTAAAAAGATTGGATCAAGAGGGCTTCCAACTCTATACGCATGCGATCGGAGATGCTTCTGTGCGTGCTGTGTTGAATGCTTATGAAAAAGCCATGGAGTTGAACGGACAACAAAATAAAAGACATCGTATCGAACATATTGAAATGACAACGACGATTGATATCGAAAGATTTCATCGTCTTGGCGTATTGCCATCTATGCAACCCATTCATGCTGATCCCGGAACCATTGATATATGGAGTAAAGCAGTAGGGGAACAAAGATTGCCTTTGGCTTTTCCATGGGCTTCTTTCTTACAACAAAAAAGTAGATTGGTGTTTGGAAGTGATTGGCCGGCTTGTATCAGTTTGAATCCTATCCGAGGCATCCATAATGCTGTCAATAGAATGACAACCGATGGTAAACCAACAGGAGGATGGATTCCTGCACAACGTATCAGTCTACAGGAAGCATTATACGCATACACAGCAGGAGCGGCTTATGGCTCATTTGATGAATCTCAAAAAGGACAACTCAAAAAAGGGTATCTGGCAGACTTTATTGTACTCTCACAAGATTTATTTCGTATCAATCCGGAAGACATCCACAAAACAAAAGTACAGTTAACAGTGGTGGGTGGAAAAGAAGTATATCGCGTAGAAAATTTTTGATAAAAAATTAGCAGAACAGTCACATCAGTCATTCTATTTTAGATGGCTCATGAGACTGTTCTTCTTACTACGCATCCTTCTCTATTTCTAACAGTTCGTAAATAGCTGTATGGTTACAGTT
Above is a genomic segment from Sediminibacterium sp. KACHI17 containing:
- a CDS encoding amidohydrolase, encoding MRKTLLLLGLAVLVLSSMKKETVIIDTADQLYINGHIWTADPSQPFVEAMAVKGDKILEVGTNADINKLKKAGTKVVDLKGKMIMPGFNDGHVHFLSGSLGLTVVDLVEAKTMKEALQMIADYASKHPELPWITGGGWQYSLFPNGLPTKQMLDAIVPDRPVYLKAYDGHSGWANSKALSIAGITKETNFQGFGELVKDKNGEPTGAFKESATGLVTKFIPSPDKKAKYNALLTGLKYAASLGITSMQNASGSKEEYELYDSLLRTGKLTVRTSIAFSAGRNPKEEDVQLWKQIRSQNKQPEWLKTDAIKFLLDGVIESHTAVMIDPYADLLKADSIYRGSYAIPLEQYEKWVKRLDQEGFQLYTHAIGDASVRAVLNAYEKAMELNGQQNKRHRIEHIEMTTTIDIERFHRLGVLPSMQPIHADPGTIDIWSKAVGEQRLPLAFPWASFLQQKSRLVFGSDWPACISLNPIRGIHNAVNRMTTDGKPTGGWIPAQRISLQEALYAYTAGAAYGSFDESQKGQLKKGYLADFIVLSQDLFRINPEDIHKTKVQLTVVGGKEVYRVENF